The Acidobacteriota bacterium genomic sequence CAGGGCGATGGCCTCGGATCTCGGAGTCGAATATGTCGTTGATGAGTCCCGGGCCCGATATTCCGACCAGATTCCTGCCGATCACGTGGTGTGGCAGAGTCGGCCGGCGGGTTCCTCGATCAAGCGAGGATCACGGCTGATGGTCGGCAGGAGTCTCGGCCCGATCGTAGCGACCGTCCCCGACGTGACCGGAGCCACTGCGCGTGCGGCCCTGATGGAGCTCAACGACCGGAATCTCACGCTCCGTCACGTCTCGACGATCGACTGGCCGAACGATCCGGGAGTCCTCGCGACGGTGCCGCGGGTCGGCAGCGCGGTGAGGCGCCAGACGGAAGTCTCGATTCTTGTCTCGACCGGTGAGTCGCGACAGCGGTTCGTGATGCCCGATCTGATCGACAGAAACGCCGATCGGGTTCGACGCACGCTGGAGGCTGCTGGCTTCGAGGTGGCTCCGTTCCGGTACGAGAGCTATCCCGGAATCGAGGACGGCACAGTCATCCGGCAGGCTCCAACGCCCGGTTATCCGGTCTCGCTGGACGACATCATTACGCTGACGATCAGCAGAGACGATCCCGATTCGATCGAGGATCAGGGATCAATCGACTTCGGGAGGTCGCAATGAGCAGCGTCCGGATCGCTCCATCCCTTCTCTCATCCGACTTCGCCCGGCTCGCTGAGGCGATCGCGATGATCGAGGAAAGTGGCGCAGAGATCGTTCACCTCGACGTCATGGACGGTCACTTCGTGCCGAATCTGACGATCGGGCCCCCGGTGGTGAAAGCGCTTCGGAAGGAGACCGATCTGACGTTCGACACCCACCTCATGGTTTCCGAGCCGCAGGCGTGGATTCCGGGATTTCTCGATGCGGGAGCCGACATGATCTCCATCCACGTCGAGGCGGACCGGCATCTTCATCGGGGGCTGTCGATGATTCGCGACGGTGGAGCAAAGGCGGGCGTGGCGATCAACCCGGGAACGGCGGTGGAAAGCGTCTCCGAGGTCCTGGAGCTGACCGACTATCTGCTGATCATGACGGTGAATCCCGGCTTCGGCGGACAGCGGTTCATCGAGCGGGGTGTTGGAAAGATCGGACGTGCGAAGTCGATGATCGAGTCTGCAGGAGTGCCGTGCGATATCGAGGTAGATGGCGGGATCGACGTCACGACGGCACCGCGGGTCGTTGCGGCCGGCGCCGGGATTCTGGTCGCCGGCTCGGCAATTTTCGGCACGTCCGATCCCGTTGGAGCGGTTCGGGCGCTACGACAGGCGGCCGCCGGGCCGGTGGCCTGAATGGAGGAGTTTTTGAGGAAGTCGTTGAATCTCAGTCTGATTCTGATCGGGGCCTTTGCAATGGTCGCGTTGCCATCCTGCAACCGGAATCGAACATTGGAGCCGGTCCTGATCAATCCGGCGTTTCTGAATCTCACGAAGGAAGAGGTTTTCGAACAAGGGGAGGAATTGCTCGGACAGAGGAAGTTCGCGCGGGCTCGCGAGCATTTCGCTCACGTTTATGAAAACTTTCCCAACGACCCGCTCGGGCGGCGGAGCCTTCTGGCGATCGCGGACACCTACTTCGAGCAGGGCGGCGAGATCAATCTGATCGAGGCCCAGTACAAGTACCGCGACTTTCTCAATCGCTACCCCGGCAGCGAGATGGCCGACTACGCCACACTCCAGATTGCGCTCGTTGCGCACAAGCAGATGGAGCGTCCCGACCGGGATCAGGAGAAAACGTACGAGGCAGCGGCCAAGCTGCGCGACATGATCGCGCTCTACCCCAACAGCTCGTATCGCGCTCTCGCGGAGGAGAAGCTCGCCGAGGCCAACGATCGCCTGGCGGAGCACGAGCACATCGTCGCACGGTTCTACATGAACCGTGGGAGCTGGAACGCGGCAGTCGAGCGACTCAACGGTCTGATCGACGACTACCCTACATATACCCGGCGTGACGAGGTTTTCTTCGATCTGGCGGAAGCCCTGACGGGACTTGGAAGAACCGGTGAAGCCCGTCTCTATCTGGAGCGTGTTCTCAGCGAGTTCCCTGACAGCGATCTCGCCGAAGATGCGAGGAGAAGGCTCGCGGAGCTGACGACGTGAACCTGCGGGCAGTTCTGCTCGGAGTGCTCGTCACATCGGCGTGTGGCACCGCGAGCCCGCCCGAACCGGCGGTTCCGCCCCCTTCGGCCCCGGTTGTTGCGACTGATCCTCGAGTCGGCGAGCTCGAAACGACGATTCGGGAGCTGACCGATCGCATGGAAGTCATGCAGGCACGGCTCGAAGCGATGGAAGACGTCGTTCAATCGACTCGATCGGTTCAGCAGAACCCCTCGTCTCCGGCAGCCAGGACGGAAGTCGAGCGCACCACGACTCGCCAGGCGGCGGTCGTCGATGCGAGCAATTCGTACAGAGAAGCTCAGATCATGTTCGGCCGCGGACAGATCGAAAACGCGCGCACCGCCTTCGAGCAGGTCTTCCGGACCGATCCGGTGGGCGACCTGGCCGACAATGCGCTCTACTGGATTGGTGAAACGTATTTCGTGATGGGGCAGTATCGCTCGGCAATCCGCGTCTACGACAGGATCGTCCGCGACTTCAGTAATCAGAACAAGGCGCCGGATGCGATGCTCAGAAAGGGACAGGCACTCGTGAAACTGGGCGACCTCGCCCTCGCGCGCGAGGTTTTTAGTGAGCTCGTCGATCGCTATTCGTGGAGCCCCGCGGCAAGCGCTGCCGAGGGCGAGCTGGTTCGAATAAGGTATTGACGCATGAGTGAGGCGATTCGCGACCTTCTTGCCCGACGGGATTATTCGGGTGCGGCCGCCCTGCTCCAGAGCGAGCTCGCCAAGTATCCGAAGAACGTTCGAATGAGGCTTCAGTACGCGGAAGCTCTGTCCGGAGGTGGAAACCTCGAAGATGCGCTCATCCAATACGACCGCGTCGCGAATGAATACGAGGCCGATGGTCTGATCGTTCAGGCGATCGGAGTTCGGAAAAAGGCCGAAAAAGTGGCGGCGCTCCTCGGAGCCGGCGCGTTGGAATCGGACCAGAGCGCTCCGGTGCTTCGCGCTCCGGAGAGCCCGCTCTTCGAGGAGCTCGAAGCAGACGAACTGGACGCGCTCGTTGCGAAGATGACCTTTCATCAATACGAAGAGGGCGACATCATCATCACGGAGGGCGAGCAGGGCTCGGCCCTCTACGTCATCGTTTCGGGATCGGTGAAGGTCTTCACGCGATCTCAGGCCGGGGAGAACATCCACCTCGCCGTGCTCGAAGCAGGAGAGTTCTTCGGTGAGATCAGCGTGCTCACGGGCCGGCCGCGAACCGCGACGATCACCGCTGCCGAGAAGTCTGAGCTTCTGCGGCTCGACAAGCCCGACTTCGACGCGCTCGCGGCCGAAAAGCCGAATATCCGAAGCGTCGTCGAGGAGTTTTACGAAAGGCGGGCAAGACACACGGTCGAGGCGGTCATCGAATCGCTGAAAGGGGCGAGGTGAGATGGTGGTCCTCCCCATTCGTAAGCTCGGAGACGACGTCCTGCGGAAGCAGACCGAGCCGGTCGTGAACTTCGACGCCGATCTGAAGAAGCTCGTCGATGACATGACCGACACGATGTATGACGCGCCCGGCGTCGGCCTCGCGGCCAACCAGATCGGCGTCTCTCTCGATCTGATGATCATCGACGTAACTTCCGGCGAAGAGCCCGGAAATCTTCACGTCTTCGCCAACGCGACGATCAGCCGGACCGAAGAGGAACAGGTCGGCGACGAGGGCTGCCTGTCGGTCCCCGGGTTCTTCGAGATCGTCCCGAGGCCGGCAAAGGTGTGGGTTCGCTACCAGGACGTCGATGGGGAATGGCGGGAGATGGAGACCGAGGGTCTCATGGCCAGAGCGGTGTGCCACGAGACCGATCACCTACGCGGGCTTCTCTACGTCGACCATCTGCGGGGTCTGAAAAAAGAGAGAATTCTCCGCAAGATCAGGAAGCTCGACAAAGCAGGAGAGTGGTAGCGCCGGAAAAACGGCTACCCGAAGCTTTCCAGCGCTTCCTCCTCGTCTTCGTAGATCTCGAAGAGCGGCAGGAGCATCGAAAGCTGGAGCGTCTGCCTCACCCGGTCCTGCGGGCGAAGCAGTTTGAGCACCGCCCCCTGATCCCGGGCCGCGCGGAAGCCGTGCACGAGCTCGCCGAGGCCGTTACTGTCGATGTAGTCGATGCCGGACAGGTCGATCAGGATTTTCCGGTGCCCCTGCTGCAGCAGCGCGACGATGGCCTGAACGAGCTCTTCCTCGGTGTCGCCGAGGGCGAGCCGTCCCTCGAAATCGATGACGGTCACGTCCCCCTGCTGCTTTGTTCCGATCCTCATCCGCGCGATGATATCCGACTCGGACAGCTTGTGCGGGAGGTTGGTCTGAAATATTGTGCCTCGGCCGCCCGGTAGGTCCACGGATATGCTGATTCTTCCCTACAAAGGAAAGTCGCCGACATTCGGTCGGGGGGTGTATATCGCTCCGAACGCGACGGTCATCGGTGATGTCGAAGTCGGGAACGGAAGCTCGATCTGGTTCGGCACGGTGGTTCGCGGTGACGTTCACTACATCAGAATCGGCGAAGAAACCAATATTCAGGACAACTGCTGCGTCCACGTGACCAATGGGAAATGGCCGTGCGAGATCGGCCATCGGGTGTCGGTCGGACACGGTGCGATCGTTCACGGGTGTGTGGTCGCCGATGGATCCCTGATCGGAATGGGCGCCCTGATTCTCGATGGAGCAGAGGTCGGAGAGGAATCGCTCGTGGCGGCGGGTGCAGTGGTCACCGAGGGGATGAGGATTCCACCACGCAGTCTGGTTGTCGGTGTGCCGGCACGGATCAAGCGCGAGCTGACGGCCGATGAGCTCGAGCGCGTCAGAAACAACAGCGCCAATTACGTCGAGTACTGTAAAGAGTATCTGGGAGAAAACAGGTGAGCAGCAGAGTTCAGGCAGGATCGCTTCGCAGAAGAGATGCGGGGCAGAACGTCACGGTAGCCGGCTGGGTGCGGAAGCAGCGCGATTTCGGCGAACTGATCTTCATTGATCTGCGGGATCGATCGGGTCTTCTGCAGCTGGTCCTGGACCAGGCTCGCTCGAGCCCGGAGCTGATGCAGATGGCGCGGGACATTCGCTCGGAGTTCGTCCTTCGCGTCACCGGTCTGGTCGTCGAACGGGAGGCCGAGAGGCGGAATCCGGAACTGCCGTCGGGGGAGATCGAGCTGCTGGTCCAGCAGATGGAGATTCTTTCCCGCTCGGACACTCCTCCGTTCGTCGTCGATGAGGATACGAGCGCATCGGAGGAGACGCGACTCGAGTACCGCTACCTCGATTTGCGACGGCCCAATCTCACCCGGAACATGATCCTGCGCGACGCGGTCTGCAGGCAGGTCAGGAACGTCCTCCAGAAGAGCGGGTTTCTGGAGATTGAAACTCCGATCCTGACGGCGTCTACACCCGAGGGAGCGCGGGATTACCTCGTGCCGAGCCGCGTCCACCCGGGGGAGTTCTATGCGCTGCCCCAGAGCCCACAGCTGTTCAAGCAGCTCCTCATGGTCTCGGGACTCGAGAGGTACTATCAGATCGCGCGCTGCTTTCGCGACGAAGACATCCGCAGCGACCGGCAGCCGGAATTCACTCAGATCGACATCGAAGCCTCGTTCGTCGACGAGGAGTTCCTATTCGATCTGATCGAAAAGATGTTCGCTGCCGTCTTTCCCGAGGCGGGGATCCATCCGTCGACGCCGTTTCCCCGGCTCACCTGGAAGGAAGCGATGGACCGGTTCGGGACGGATCGTCCGGACCTGCGCTATGCGATGGAGATCGCCGACGCGACCGAACTGGCTTCGAAGATGAGCTTTCCTCCGTTTGCCGAGGCGGCTGGCAACGATGAAGTGGTGAGAGGAATCGTCGTTCCGAGAGGCAGCGGACTCTCGAGGAAGCGGCTCGACGCGCTGACTGAAGAAGCGAAGAGTCTGGGCGCCGGGGGGCTCGTCTGGGTGAAGCTCGGAACCGAGCCGTCCTCGTCGATCCGCAAATTCCTCGAAGCGGCCGACTATCAGAGGCTGCGTGAGCATTTTTCCGCCGGATCCGATGATCTGCTCCTGATGATCGTCGGTTCGTGGGAGAAGGCGTCGTCGATTCTCGGTGATCTTCGGATCAGAATCGCCGGCGACGAAGGCATGATCCCCGAGCACCAGTGGAAGTTCGTCTGGATCGTCGACTTTCCTCTTTTCGAGTTCAATGCCGAGGATTCGCGATGGTACGCGCGACACCATCCGTTCACCTCACCGAGGCCGGAGCACGAAGAGAGTATCGAGAGCGATCCCGGTTCGGCGCTGGCGCGTGCTTACGACATCGTCCTCAATGGTATCGAGCTGGGCGGAGGAAGCATTCGAATTCACCGTCCGGAGTTGCAGAGGAAGATGTTCAGGGCTCTCGGCATCGAGGATGCGGAGGCGGAAGAGAAGTTCGGATTCCTGATGGAAGCGTTCCGTTACGGGGCGCCACCGCATGGAGGAATCGCTCTCGGGCTCGACCGGATCGTGATGCTGATGGCTGGTGCGAGCTCGATCCGGGACGTGATCGCATTTCCGAAAACCGCGCGCGGTCAGGATCTGATGGCGGGTGCACCATCGCCGGTGGCTGCAAAGCACCTTCGCGAGCTTTCCATCTCGCTGAAGAAAAAAAAGTGAAATGGGCCGACGCGATCCCATCCGCGAAGTGCAGCACAGCACGGGGAGTTATCCGGTGTATTTCGGCAGAGGAGCGCTCGAAGAGCTCGGTGGAATCGTGCGTGCGAGCGCGGGGCCGAGGCGCCCGGTCGTGCTGGCGGGAAGAGGCGTACCGGAAAACTGGGTATCCGTCGCGGCGGAGTCCTGCGAAGCCGAGCCGATATTCTTCCGGGACGGCGAAGGCGACAAGACGCTCGGGACGGTTGAAGCGCTCATCGGTGCGATGCTGGATCGCGGCGTCCGGCGTGACTCGGTGGCGGTCGTCGTCGGGGGCGGGACCGCCGGAGATACCGGCGGATTCACCGCCTCGGTCTTCATGCGCGGGATTCCGTTCATTCTCGTTCCTACGACTCTCTTGAGTCAGGTCGACAGCTCGATTGGCGGAAAGCTCGGGGTCAATCATCCCCTGGGAAAGAACATGATCGGGTCATTCCAGGCGCCGGTGGCTGTGGTATCGGATCCGGTCACCTGGTCGACGCTGCCCGAACGCGAGCGGAGATCCGGACTGTATGAGGTTCTCAAGGCGGGGGTGATCGCCGACCGGGATCTTTTTCTCAGACTCAACGAGCTCGAAACAGGGCCCTCGGGAGAGGAGATCGAGGCCGCGGTCGCAAGGAGTATCGAGATCAAGGCCGGTATCGTCTCCCGAGACGAGCGCGAAGCAGGGGAGCGCCGCCTCCTGAACTACGGGCACACGATTGGTCACGCGATCGAGCGGAGTGCGGGATACGGCTCGATGACTCATGGCGACGCTGTGGCCTGGGGGATGATCGCGGCGAACGAGATCGCGGTCGGTCGCGGCATTCTCGACTGGACCGAGCGGGAGCTGATCGATCAGCTCATTCTGAAATGGGAACCGGCGAGGCTCGACCTCTCACGACTCGATACGGTTGCGGGTGCAGTCGAGCTGGACAAGAAGTTCACGGGCAGCGATCGGGTGATGATACTTCCCGAGCGGATCGGACGGTGCGCGGTCGTGGATCGGATCACGACCGGAGAGATCGGCACTGCGATCGCGCTCCTGCAGAGCTACGCGGAACGTTGAGAGCCGCGGACAGGTACCGGGATCGTGATGACCATGCTCGTTCCGACGCCTTCCACGCTTGCAAGCGTTACGGTCCCGCCGTGAGCCTCGGTCACCTCCTTCACGATGAAGAGCCCCAGCCCGGTTCCGCCGCCACCTCGGAATGATTTCCCGGAAGCCTGCCGGTACTTTTGAAACAGTTTGGTCTGTTCCTCCGGCTTGATTCCGATACCGGTGTCGGTGACGGTGATGACGATGTTCTGGCTCCCGTCTTCTGCGCGCTGGGGTTTTGCGGCGACGGTCACGACTCCGCCTTTGGGTGTGAATTTGAGGGAGTTGCTCAGCAGGTTGATGAGAACCTGGGTGAGTTTTTCCGCGCTACCTTCAATCGGTGGAAGGTCGTGTCCGTGTGCGGCCATCAGATGCACACCATCCCGTTGAGAGGCCTGCGCGAGACTCTTGACGCTGTGCTGGAGCACCGAACCGATATGGACCGTGTCCTTCTGGAACTCGAAGTTGCCGGATTGGATCTTCGAGAAGTCGAGGATTTCGTCGATCAGATTCATCATCCGCTTCGACTCGCGCATCGACTCCTCGAGAAGCTCACTGTGAAGCGCTTCGAGGTTGGTGTCGGGGTTGTCGAGGATGAACTCGAGTGTTCCCTGGATTCCCGACAACGGTCCTCTGAGGTCGTGGACGATCATCGAGGTGAAGTCGGAGCGTGCCTGCTCGATCTCCTTCTCCTTGGTGACGTCGTGGAAGGAAAGGGCAATCTTGGAGTTCGCTTCTCCGGTGGGTACGCGTCGCACGCGGTACTGTCTCGACTCGTATTCGACCTCGACCTCGTCCATCTCCTGGTCTTCGTCGAAGAAGGGGATCAGCCAGCCCCGTTCTCCACCCAGGGTCTTGCAGCCCGCCCGGATCCAGTTGCCGGCTCCGTCTCCGAAGCTCGCTCGGAACGAGGCGTTCGAGTATGGGAGCTCCCCCTCCGCGGTCACGACCGCGATGGGAAACATCAGGTTCTCGACGATCTGTTTTTGAATCTCGTTCATGACGGAAGGGAGATGGCGTTGTGGTGCTTGAGTCGTGCGAGAGTGAACATGGTCGTGAAGCCGTCGAATGGACTGAGCTTGACGATGCGCTCGATGTTGGAGCGGCCATCGACCAGAGACATCAGATAACCCTCCTGAACCGTCAAATCGAATTGGTCGAAGTTGGAGAGAAACTCGGGAGAGATCCTGGGGATGACCGAGGAGAGGTTGTCGCTCGAGAGAAACTCGCGGACGATCGTGCAGCGGACGATCTCCTGGTAGCCGCGGAGGAGTGGATCGTTCTCGGCTGACTCTTCGAGCCAGCGGAAGGTGCCCCACAGACCACGCGAGTCGATGGATGATTTTACGACCCTGTTCAATTCCGCAGGATCGGAAATCTTCTCGAGGGAGGCCTCCGATAACGTCACGGAACAATCATACCGAAAGATTTTGGGTAGCGAGCAAGTTTGCGACATTTGACGCGACCGGGACACGCTGTGGTTGATTCCGTGGAAGGTTTGGCAGAGAATCGGAAAGAAGACGTCGAACGATGGCGAAACCACTCTTTTATGCAGGTGTCTTACTGATCGTGGCGCTGGCTCTCGACCTCGCGGTCGCGGGAATCGGCCTTCTGGCAGGGGATTCGGGTCGAACCGTTGCACCGATCGAAGCGGCGGTCGCCCTCATGGCGATCATTCCTGTGTCGGCCCTCGTCATCCGCTTCGTCGCCGCGGTAGCCGTGAGAAACCTCTACGTCGGTCTGGCCGCGGCCGTCGCACTGACGGCAGCCGCGCTTGCGAGCGCAGTACGCCTCTCGCTTCACTTCTACGCGGGTGAGTCAGCTGCGCTCGCGTTTGCCCTCGACAGTGCAATCCTCTTCTGCTCCGCGATTCTCCTGCTCACGCTGATGCCGTATTTCGAGTTGCGCATGGGGAACTGGAGCTGGCTTTTCGCTCTGCCGTCGATCACGTACCTCGCATCGCTGGTGTCGCCATTCATCGCCCCTTCGATCGTTCCGATGGCG encodes the following:
- a CDS encoding PASTA domain-containing protein, with product MKRAVRWLGHLAFVGLLFVAMGASAYFTFRVFVRGESVVTPAVTGRSLAEARAMASDLGVEYVVDESRARYSDQIPADHVVWQSRPAGSSIKRGSRLMVGRSLGPIVATVPDVTGATARAALMELNDRNLTLRHVSTIDWPNDPGVLATVPRVGSAVRRQTEVSILVSTGESRQRFVMPDLIDRNADRVRRTLEAAGFEVAPFRYESYPGIEDGTVIRQAPTPGYPVSLDDIITLTISRDDPDSIEDQGSIDFGRSQ
- the def gene encoding peptide deformylase, encoding MVLPIRKLGDDVLRKQTEPVVNFDADLKKLVDDMTDTMYDAPGVGLAANQIGVSLDLMIIDVTSGEEPGNLHVFANATISRTEEEQVGDEGCLSVPGFFEIVPRPAKVWVRYQDVDGEWREMETEGLMARAVCHETDHLRGLLYVDHLRGLKKERILRKIRKLDKAGEW
- the bamD gene encoding outer membrane protein assembly factor BamD encodes the protein MNLSLILIGAFAMVALPSCNRNRTLEPVLINPAFLNLTKEEVFEQGEELLGQRKFARAREHFAHVYENFPNDPLGRRSLLAIADTYFEQGGEINLIEAQYKYRDFLNRYPGSEMADYATLQIALVAHKQMERPDRDQEKTYEAAAKLRDMIALYPNSSYRALAEEKLAEANDRLAEHEHIVARFYMNRGSWNAAVERLNGLIDDYPTYTRRDEVFFDLAEALTGLGRTGEARLYLERVLSEFPDSDLAEDARRRLAELTT
- a CDS encoding tetratricopeptide repeat protein, which gives rise to MNLRAVLLGVLVTSACGTASPPEPAVPPPSAPVVATDPRVGELETTIRELTDRMEVMQARLEAMEDVVQSTRSVQQNPSSPAARTEVERTTTRQAAVVDASNSYREAQIMFGRGQIENARTAFEQVFRTDPVGDLADNALYWIGETYFVMGQYRSAIRVYDRIVRDFSNQNKAPDAMLRKGQALVKLGDLALAREVFSELVDRYSWSPAASAAEGELVRIRY
- a CDS encoding gamma carbonic anhydrase family protein, encoding MLILPYKGKSPTFGRGVYIAPNATVIGDVEVGNGSSIWFGTVVRGDVHYIRIGEETNIQDNCCVHVTNGKWPCEIGHRVSVGHGAIVHGCVVADGSLIGMGALILDGAEVGEESLVAAGAVVTEGMRIPPRSLVVGVPARIKRELTADELERVRNNSANYVEYCKEYLGENR
- a CDS encoding cyclic nucleotide-binding domain-containing protein, which produces MSEAIRDLLARRDYSGAAALLQSELAKYPKNVRMRLQYAEALSGGGNLEDALIQYDRVANEYEADGLIVQAIGVRKKAEKVAALLGAGALESDQSAPVLRAPESPLFEELEADELDALVAKMTFHQYEEGDIIITEGEQGSALYVIVSGSVKVFTRSQAGENIHLAVLEAGEFFGEISVLTGRPRTATITAAEKSELLRLDKPDFDALAAEKPNIRSVVEEFYERRARHTVEAVIESLKGAR
- a CDS encoding 3-dehydroquinate synthase, whose product is MGRRDPIREVQHSTGSYPVYFGRGALEELGGIVRASAGPRRPVVLAGRGVPENWVSVAAESCEAEPIFFRDGEGDKTLGTVEALIGAMLDRGVRRDSVAVVVGGGTAGDTGGFTASVFMRGIPFILVPTTLLSQVDSSIGGKLGVNHPLGKNMIGSFQAPVAVVSDPVTWSTLPERERRSGLYEVLKAGVIADRDLFLRLNELETGPSGEEIEAAVARSIEIKAGIVSRDEREAGERRLLNYGHTIGHAIERSAGYGSMTHGDAVAWGMIAANEIAVGRGILDWTERELIDQLILKWEPARLDLSRLDTVAGAVELDKKFTGSDRVMILPERIGRCAVVDRITTGEIGTAIALLQSYAER
- a CDS encoding HAMP domain-containing histidine kinase, which encodes MNEIQKQIVENLMFPIAVVTAEGELPYSNASFRASFGDGAGNWIRAGCKTLGGERGWLIPFFDEDQEMDEVEVEYESRQYRVRRVPTGEANSKIALSFHDVTKEKEIEQARSDFTSMIVHDLRGPLSGIQGTLEFILDNPDTNLEALHSELLEESMRESKRMMNLIDEILDFSKIQSGNFEFQKDTVHIGSVLQHSVKSLAQASQRDGVHLMAAHGHDLPPIEGSAEKLTQVLINLLSNSLKFTPKGGVVTVAAKPQRAEDGSQNIVITVTDTGIGIKPEEQTKLFQKYRQASGKSFRGGGGTGLGLFIVKEVTEAHGGTVTLASVEGVGTSMVITIPVPVRGSQRSA
- the aspS gene encoding aspartate--tRNA ligase, which encodes MSSRVQAGSLRRRDAGQNVTVAGWVRKQRDFGELIFIDLRDRSGLLQLVLDQARSSPELMQMARDIRSEFVLRVTGLVVEREAERRNPELPSGEIELLVQQMEILSRSDTPPFVVDEDTSASEETRLEYRYLDLRRPNLTRNMILRDAVCRQVRNVLQKSGFLEIETPILTASTPEGARDYLVPSRVHPGEFYALPQSPQLFKQLLMVSGLERYYQIARCFRDEDIRSDRQPEFTQIDIEASFVDEEFLFDLIEKMFAAVFPEAGIHPSTPFPRLTWKEAMDRFGTDRPDLRYAMEIADATELASKMSFPPFAEAAGNDEVVRGIVVPRGSGLSRKRLDALTEEAKSLGAGGLVWVKLGTEPSSSIRKFLEAADYQRLREHFSAGSDDLLLMIVGSWEKASSILGDLRIRIAGDEGMIPEHQWKFVWIVDFPLFEFNAEDSRWYARHHPFTSPRPEHEESIESDPGSALARAYDIVLNGIELGGGSIRIHRPELQRKMFRALGIEDAEAEEKFGFLMEAFRYGAPPHGGIALGLDRIVMLMAGASSIRDVIAFPKTARGQDLMAGAPSPVAAKHLRELSISLKKKK
- the rpe gene encoding ribulose-phosphate 3-epimerase — its product is MSSVRIAPSLLSSDFARLAEAIAMIEESGAEIVHLDVMDGHFVPNLTIGPPVVKALRKETDLTFDTHLMVSEPQAWIPGFLDAGADMISIHVEADRHLHRGLSMIRDGGAKAGVAINPGTAVESVSEVLELTDYLLIMTVNPGFGGQRFIERGVGKIGRAKSMIESAGVPCDIEVDGGIDVTTAPRVVAAGAGILVAGSAIFGTSDPVGAVRALRQAAAGPVA
- a CDS encoding STAS domain-containing protein produces the protein MRIGTKQQGDVTVIDFEGRLALGDTEEELVQAIVALLQQGHRKILIDLSGIDYIDSNGLGELVHGFRAARDQGAVLKLLRPQDRVRQTLQLSMLLPLFEIYEDEEEALESFG